In Antechinus flavipes isolate AdamAnt ecotype Samford, QLD, Australia chromosome 3, AdamAnt_v2, whole genome shotgun sequence, a genomic segment contains:
- the FZD4 gene encoding frizzled-4: MARRVLGLRVRRASGGVCISLPPPPPLLLLLLLLLGQARAFGDEEERRCDPIRISMCQNLGYNVTKMPNLVGHELQTDAELQLTTFTPLIQYGCSSQLQFFLCSVYVPMCTEKINIPIGPCGGMCLSVKRRCEPVLKEFGFAWPDSLNCSKFPPQNDHNHMCMEGPGDEEVPLPHKTPIQPGEECHTMGTHSDQYIWVKRSLNCVLKCGYDAGLYSRSAKEFTDIWMAMWASLCFISTAFTVLTFLIDSSRFSYPERPIIFLSMCYNIYSIAYIVRLTVGRERISCDFEEAAEPVLIQEGLKNTGCAIIFLLMYFFGMASSIWWVILTLTWFLAAGLKWGHEAIEMHSSYFHIAAWAIPAVKTIVILIMRLVDADELTGLCYVGNQNLDALTGFVVAPLFTYLVIGTLFIAAGLVALFKIRSNLQKDGTKTDKLERLMVKIGVFSVLYTVPATCVIACYFYEISNWTLFLYSADDSNMAVEMLKIFMSLLVGITSGMWIWSAKTLHTWQKCSNRLVNSGKVKREKRGDGWVKPGKGNETVV, translated from the exons ATGGCTCGGCGGGTCCTGGGACTAAGGGTACGGAGGGCGTCCGGCGGTGTCTGCATCAGcctcccgccgccgccgccactgcTGCTGCTCCTGTTGCTGCTGCTGGGGCAGGCGCGGGCTTTTGGGGACGAGGAAGAGAGGCGCTGCGACCCCATTCGGATCTCGATGTGCCAGAATCTGGGGTACAACGTGACCAAGATGCCCAACTTGGTGGGGCACGAACTGCAGACGGACGCCGAGTTGCAGCTCACCACCTTTACCCCCCTCATCCAGTACGGCTGCTCCAGCCAGCTACAG TTCTTCCTTTGTTCTGTGTATGTGCCAATGTGCACAGAGAAGATCAACATCCCAATCGGCCCATGCGGAGGTATGTGCCTTTCGGTCAAGAGAAGGTGTGAACCTGTTCTAAAGGAGTTTGGATTCGCCTGGCCAGACAGCCTCAACTGCAGCAAATTCCCCCCACAGAATGACCATAACCACATGTGCATGGAAGGCCCGGGTGACGAAGAGGTTCCCCTACCCCACAAGACACCTATTCAGCCCGGGGAAGAATGTCATACCATGGGCACGCATTCAGATCAGTACATTTGGGTGAAAAGAAGCCTGAACTGTGTTCTGAAGTGTGGCTATGATGCTGGCTTATACAGTAGGTCGGCCAAGGAGTTCACTGATATCTGGATGGCTATGTGGGCCAGCCTGTGCTTCATATCAACTGCCTTCACAGTGCTGACCTTCCTGATTGATTCATCTAGGTTTTCCTACCCTGAGCGTCCCATCATCTTTCTCAGTATGTGCTACAATATTTATAGCATTGCTTATATTGTGAGGCTGACCGTGGGCAGGGAAAGGATATCCTGCGATTTTGAAGAGGCAGCAGAACCAGTTCTCATCCAAGAAGGTCTTAAGAACACAGGATGTGCTATAATTTTCTTACTGATGTACTTCTTTGGGATGGCCAGCTCCATCTGGTGGGTTATTCTGACACTCACTTGGTTCTTGGCAGCAGGacttaaatggggtcatgaggccATTGAAATGCACAGCTCTTATTTCCACATTGCAGCCTGGGCCATCCCAGCGGTGAAAACCATTGTCATCCTGATCATGAGACTGGTAGACGCTGATGAACTCACGGGCTTGTGCTATGTTGGGAACCAGAACTTGGATGCGCTCACAGGTTTTGTAGTTGCTCCACTCTTCACTTACCTGGTGATTGGAACATTATTCATCGCTGCCGGCTTGGTGGCTTTATTCAAAATCCGATCCAATCTCCAAAAAGATGGGACAAAAACGGACAAGTTAGAAAGGTTGATGGTCAAAATTGGAGTCTTCTCAGTATTATATACAGTGCCTGCCACGTGTGTGATTGCTTGCTATTTCTATGAGATCTCCAACTGGACGCTTTTCCTCTATTCAGCGGATGATTCTAACATGGCAGTGGAGATGCTGAAAATCTTTATGTCTTTGTTGGTGGGGATCACTTCTGGCATGTGGATCTGGTCTGCTAAGACGCTCCACACGTGGCAGAAATGCTCCAACAGACTGGTGAACTCAGGGAAGGTAAAACGAGAAAAGAGGGGAGATGGTTGGGTAAAGCCcgggaaaggaaatgaaaccgTAGTATAA